In Nostoc piscinale CENA21, the genomic stretch GGTATTTGTAGAATTATCAGGAAATTCTATTTTTTCTAACCAATTACTTGGTTGGGCGGCAAAGACATTATCTTGATTGGTTCTTATGTCCACATTCGGGATATCTTCTGGCGATTTTGGTAAAGTTTCATCCAGAATACCCATCTTCGCGTCTAAACTTGCCATGCTTGGCTCAGAAAAATTTTCTGTGGAGACAACATCCTCAGAAGTATCTAAAATGTCACTTGTGAGTAAATTATCTGGCGCAAACGGAGAATCAATACTGTTGCTATCAAAGGGTGAACTGGCTGAAGTTCCGTTTGTCCCACTATCAAAGGGGTTATTTGTTATGCTGTCATTATCTACACTGATGACAGATATGTCTTCTTGCCAAAAAGGTGGTAAATCTAAAGAAATTTCTTCTTCTTGTCTGTGACTGAGTTCGGCAATCTGGTCATCTGGACTGACAGCAAAAGGATCATCCATCAAAACAGGTGGCTCTTCCACCGTTTTGTGCATGATAATGCTGTCTGTGGGAATATCAAACGGATTCGATGATGATTGAGGTTCTGCCAAGCTATCGAAATTCAAACTTTGGCTGTCTAAATTAGCAAACGCGCCTAAGTCTTGTAAGTCTGATGTATCCATTTCTGCGGGGTCAGAAATACCTGTCAGACCAGTCAGACTGATTGATTCATCAATTTCACTCGGAATAGCTTGTTCTTCCAGTGGTTGTAAATATTGATTGATATTCTCTAGACCATTTTTGGCAAAACTGATGATTTCGGGATCATCAGTCAACTGTAATACTTTTTGATATTCGGTTTTAGCAACATCGTACTGCTGCAAAACATAGTAGACGTGACCCCTTAATAAATGGCAGTTAGGGTCATCTGGTACATTTTGCACTACCTGATCAACCAAGGTAGCAGCGAATTCATAGTCTTGTTCCGCATAGGCTGTACAAGCCTGCTGATATGTTTCTAGATAATCATCTATTGTTGCTGCCATTTGCTCCCTCCCAATATCATCCTGCCCACCTTGCACTCCGCACAATTGCCGTTTGATCAAGTAATCTTAGACACTGATTGCTTTTAGCACCTAATGACCACTCGCCACGTAAAAAGGGAGCCATCGTATCTGGTAGATTTGTTGGTGGCATCAGATTTTGTACATCTAGCCAATCCATACCGCCGACTTCTTCGACTGCTAAACCGACTATTGTTTCCTGCTCCTCAATGGCAATTACTGGAATTTCTGCTCTATCGGTATTTAGCGCAGTTCCTTCGCCCAGAAATTGACCCAAATCTGCCACCCAAATTACTCGACCTCGTAAATTTAGAGTACCCAAAAGTAAAGGAGAAGCATTAGGAATTGGCGTAATTCTATCAGGGCTTAATTCTAAAACTTCTCGAATACCAGTAGCTGGTAGGGCAAACTCCTGATGCGAGGGAATATAAAAACGCAAATGTAACTCACCTTCAGGACTTTCTACTTGTAATTCTGGGCGGAAGTGGTCTTGACCAGTGCCACCTAAAAAGTCCGGTTTGCTCACCATATAATTTTCATCCTTATCCTCGCAGGAGTTGTTTGACTGTTCCTACCAACTCTGTTGGTTGAAACGGTTTGGCGATATACGCATCTGCCCCCTGTTTCATTCCCCAGTAGCGGTCAAATTCTTCGCCTTTAGAAGAACACATAACTACAGGGACATTTTGAGTTTTTGGGTCAGATTTTAACCGCCGACACACTTCGTAGCCGTTCATCCGTGGCATGACAATATCCAATACCACCAAGTCTGGCGGAGCGGTTTGAATGGCCTCCAACGCTTCTACTCCGTCACTGGCATAAGTAACTGTTAAACCAGTGGCTTTCAGGAGGTCAATAATCATCTCCCTCTGTGCGAGACTGTCTTCCACAATCAGAACTGTACTCATAAATGTTTATCTACCTCCTGATGTAGACGTTCCTTTTTGGAACATTCCCTGACTCCCCGTTAAAATTACTTGTATAAATTTATGCTATTATTTCACTAATTGACTAGATAATAATTTGGCATGGGGTTAGTTGATTCTGTGATAACATTTTTTACCCCATCTTTTATAGAATCAACAAGTCTTCTATTTCTTTGGTGTTCCCATAAAAGACTTGTAATTAACATATTTCTCAACGAGCATAAGTAATTCTGAATCATCAAATGGTTTTGTGAGATAATCTGTAGCGCCCACCATTCTGGCTCTGACACGATCAATAAAGCCATCTTTGCCAGTGAGCATAATAATTGGTACTAAGCGAAATGCCGTCGAATGACGCAGCATACTGCAAATCTCGTAACCATCAAGTTCTGGCATAGCGATGTCGCATAAAATTAAATCTGGTCGTAGTTGAAATACTAGTCCCAGGGCTTCTAAGGGTTGAGTCAGGGCGATCGCTTCATAACCATGTAACTTTAAAATTGACTCCACAGCCTCACAAATCGTAGTTGTATCATCAATGCAAACTATCCGCGGTCGATGGTTTTCTTCTCCTAACTCTGGTATCAATGTTTGGGAATGGTTTGTCGCCGCATCTACTAGTTGCAACCAACCTTGTACCACATAGGGATATATCGCCTTGGCAATTGTCAATAAATCTCGATTCAGGTAACGCGCCAGTTGTCGGAGTGATGTTTTGCCATCCGCCCAATGCTGTAATTTATTCACTGTTGCTTCTGGTAGAGAGGAGCGTAATTCTACCGTATCAACTAATACGGGTAATTGCTCCGGTGATTGAATTTGCGGATATAGGCGCTTCCATTCCTGGACTTGTTTGGTGATTCTGGCTACTAAAGGCGCAATTTCTAAACTTGTGAGTTGTGGTGCGAGGGCTGCCCCTTGGCGAAAAATAAAACTACCTTGGTGTAAACTCAACAAATCAAAAAGAGTTTCTTGCACAAGGCGCTGAATAATACTATGCGCTATTTTGGGGCTGATGATATTTCGCTCTAACAGCGTCCATAAATATCCATACTCTGGGACATTTTGGGTGGCTAGTGAAGTATTGTGCTTTTGATCTATTCCTGTCTCAACTCGGTAATGGCGTAAATAATCGTCAATCCGCGATAAATTACTATCACCCGCTTGACAATAAATAATTTGACCATTGATAAAAAAGACAAACCATGATTGTTTTCTATGATTTTTGCTATGACGATGTCTGATTGTCTCATCTAGATTGAGATGATCTTGCTTGTGAAAGCCAGCTTCCACTAAAAGCTGCCCAGTTCGCTGGCCTAACTCAATCAATTGCAAAATACTGCGAATATCAATTTCATTTAAATTTCCCTGCATTTAGCGCCACGCCACTCCTTGTTATATTCTTGACTTAAGTTTGCCCAGCAATTTTTTCTAGATTTCTCATAAGTAAAGTAAATTATTACTCACCAACATTCGCCATCTTATTTCTCCAACAACTAATGTCTATCAGGAGATACATTTAGCTATAAACCGTAAATTTTCGTAATACTGCTTGATAAACTTAGTAATCACACGGAAGTCATGATTACTATCATCAGTACAAAATATAAAGGCGCGACTCAATTGCAGCAATAAAATCTGATGACGTGAAATTTCATGTCTATCAATAGTTTTGTCTAGATTTTTTCCTACACCACGGTGAAATTAAGACAAACTCACATAAGTATATTAGGTATATCTAAAAACACGGACATTAAGTACGCAAGAGGACGAACGGTGTGCTGTATTTAGCAGAAGTACAAAAGCAGAAGGGCGGCTTACTTAGTGGTGGTTCTAAAACCGAACTAAAACTGCTAGCTTGTCAGCGAACCGACCAGAATTGGAGTACTGTGTCGGAAGAAGTGATTACCGCAGAAGAAGCCAGTAAATTAAACGATGGTGCATTAGTGCTAGTAGAACTGACTCCGAATCGCCAAGTGCAAAGGATTCAAGAAGCTGGACGGCCCTTGGTCAACATATTGCAAAATTTTTTCGCGGCAGCTAGAAAAATTTAAACTCAAGGAAGATGAGATTGATCAGTGGAAGCAG encodes the following:
- a CDS encoding chemotaxis protein CheW translates to MVSKPDFLGGTGQDHFRPELQVESPEGELHLRFYIPSHQEFALPATGIREVLELSPDRITPIPNASPLLLGTLNLRGRVIWVADLGQFLGEGTALNTDRAEIPVIAIEEQETIVGLAVEEVGGMDWLDVQNLMPPTNLPDTMAPFLRGEWSLGAKSNQCLRLLDQTAIVRSARWAG
- a CDS encoding response regulator transcription factor, which encodes MSTVLIVEDSLAQREMIIDLLKATGLTVTYASDGVEALEAIQTAPPDLVVLDIVMPRMNGYEVCRRLKSDPKTQNVPVVMCSSKGEEFDRYWGMKQGADAYIAKPFQPTELVGTVKQLLRG
- a CDS encoding response regulator, encoding MQGNLNEIDIRSILQLIELGQRTGQLLVEAGFHKQDHLNLDETIRHRHSKNHRKQSWFVFFINGQIIYCQAGDSNLSRIDDYLRHYRVETGIDQKHNTSLATQNVPEYGYLWTLLERNIISPKIAHSIIQRLVQETLFDLLSLHQGSFIFRQGAALAPQLTSLEIAPLVARITKQVQEWKRLYPQIQSPEQLPVLVDTVELRSSLPEATVNKLQHWADGKTSLRQLARYLNRDLLTIAKAIYPYVVQGWLQLVDAATNHSQTLIPELGEENHRPRIVCIDDTTTICEAVESILKLHGYEAIALTQPLEALGLVFQLRPDLILCDIAMPELDGYEICSMLRHSTAFRLVPIIMLTGKDGFIDRVRARMVGATDYLTKPFDDSELLMLVEKYVNYKSFMGTPKK